One segment of Desulfosudis oleivorans Hxd3 DNA contains the following:
- a CDS encoding EAL domain-containing protein has protein sequence MNEKKEKAGEHVSVTIPEGFYWDRTLEMPTVIKEYDRVEAILNELGYMACITVQVEALSRIEYQYGSTSYNFLLGRITESLKELKDREFRGKDVFVVDLYDADTFVIFLSAPREQETRLVVHLEDIADRIRVNMEQQVFDLLYPFLKECARPNIGYALSIKNPMVSSMRLIRQLVRDAKKMGEFMAAKRSYVSRYDLQRIIIEKKVYSVFQPIVDLNSLEVIGYEALSRGPEGTEFASPWHLFLVASEFGLSFELDRLCRRTALEAAQHLDTDRKIFVNTLSMTIHDPEFRGLYLQQLFEDLEIKPQNVVFEISEKLAIDNYDLFRGAMRDYTDVGIVHAGDDIGTGYSDLERIMELNPGFMKVDISFVKGVDKSYMKQEIIRALVTLSKNIGSQVIAEGVETKEEYEALKKIGVPFAQGFLFAGPSRTLSDINRPV, from the coding sequence ATGAACGAAAAAAAAGAGAAAGCAGGCGAGCACGTTTCCGTCACCATACCCGAAGGCTTTTACTGGGACCGGACCCTTGAGATGCCCACGGTCATCAAGGAGTATGACCGGGTCGAGGCCATATTAAATGAGCTGGGCTACATGGCCTGCATCACCGTTCAGGTGGAGGCCCTCTCCCGCATCGAATACCAGTACGGCAGCACCTCGTACAACTTTCTTTTGGGCCGGATCACCGAAAGTTTAAAAGAACTCAAGGACCGGGAGTTCCGGGGCAAGGACGTGTTTGTGGTGGACCTTTACGACGCCGATACCTTTGTGATCTTTCTGTCGGCGCCAAGGGAACAGGAAACCCGGCTGGTGGTCCACCTGGAGGACATTGCCGACCGTATTCGCGTGAACATGGAACAGCAGGTCTTCGACCTGCTCTATCCCTTTTTAAAGGAGTGCGCCCGGCCCAACATCGGCTATGCCTTAAGCATTAAAAATCCCATGGTCAGCAGCATGCGCCTGATCCGTCAGCTGGTGAGGGACGCCAAGAAAATGGGCGAGTTCATGGCCGCCAAGCGCAGCTATGTTTCCCGCTATGATCTTCAGCGCATCATCATTGAAAAAAAGGTTTACTCCGTGTTTCAGCCCATCGTGGACCTGAACTCCCTTGAGGTCATCGGATACGAAGCCCTTTCCAGGGGGCCGGAGGGAACCGAGTTTGCCAGCCCGTGGCACCTGTTTCTGGTGGCCTCCGAGTTCGGCCTCTCTTTTGAGCTGGACCGGCTGTGCCGCCGCACGGCCCTGGAGGCGGCCCAGCATCTCGACACCGACAGAAAGATTTTTGTCAACACCCTGTCCATGACCATTCACGATCCCGAGTTCCGGGGCCTTTACCTTCAGCAGCTGTTTGAAGACCTGGAGATCAAGCCCCAGAACGTGGTGTTTGAAATCAGCGAAAAACTGGCCATCGACAACTACGACCTGTTCCGTGGGGCCATGCGCGACTATACCGACGTGGGCATCGTGCATGCCGGCGACGATATCGGTACCGGCTATTCGGACCTGGAGCGCATCATGGAGCTCAACCCCGGCTTCATGAAGGTGGACATCTCCTTTGTCAAGGGCGTGGACAAAAGCTACATGAAGCAGGAGATCATTCGTGCCCTTGTGACCCTGTCGAAAAACATCGGCTCCCAGGTGATTGCCGAGGGCGTGGAAACAAAAGAAGAGTATGAAGCCCTGAAAAAGATCGGTGTGCCCTTTGCCCAGGGATTTCTGTTTGCCGGTCCTTCCCGCACACTCTCTGATATCAACAGGCCGGTGTAG
- a CDS encoding phosphoribosylaminoimidazolecarboxamide formyltransferase, which translates to MSINTVSQIDEYVPISNVLISVSDKTGLEEFVTRLVRINPDVHIFSTGGTYQKIYEIFGSAAKSVLTQVSDYTGQPETQGGLVKTLDFKIYLGLLTETYNESHARDMKRTGAVAIDMVVVNLYPFSQTVARPDVTPEQARGNIDIGGPCMVRASAKNFLRVASVVDPADYNTVADEMEHRQGALSLDTRFELAQKAFDHTAAYDRAIADYLKKQTINDVKACYRM; encoded by the coding sequence ATGAGCATCAACACTGTATCCCAAATCGACGAGTATGTTCCCATTTCCAATGTGTTAATCAGCGTGTCGGACAAGACCGGCCTTGAGGAGTTTGTCACCCGGCTGGTGCGCATCAATCCGGATGTGCATATCTTTTCCACGGGCGGCACCTACCAGAAGATTTACGAGATTTTCGGCAGCGCGGCAAAATCGGTCCTGACCCAGGTATCGGATTACACCGGCCAGCCTGAAACCCAGGGCGGCCTGGTCAAGACTCTGGATTTTAAAATCTACCTGGGCCTGCTCACCGAAACGTACAACGAATCCCATGCCCGGGACATGAAACGCACCGGCGCCGTGGCCATCGACATGGTGGTGGTCAACCTTTATCCCTTTTCCCAGACCGTTGCCAGGCCGGATGTGACGCCGGAACAGGCCAGGGGCAACATCGACATCGGCGGGCCGTGCATGGTGCGGGCCTCGGCCAAGAATTTCCTGCGGGTGGCATCCGTGGTGGACCCGGCGGATTATAATACCGTGGCCGATGAAATGGAGCACCGCCAGGGCGCCCTCTCCCTGGACACCCGGTTCGAGCTGGCCCAGAAGGCCTTTGACCATACGGCCGCCTATGACCGGGCCATTGCCGATTACCTGAAAAAGCAGACCATCAACGACGTAAAGGCGTGTTACCGCATGTAG
- a CDS encoding phosphoribosylaminoimidazolecarboxamide formyltransferase, giving the protein MADDIKKSYTTIMDDHFPPRMEIAFADDDRRQTLFFEKATWTIDGVEKGLRYGENPGQEAALYRLVNGSLVLGDTETIAPGRYLASDVELLQSGKHPGKTNLTDTDNALNILRYFSDRPTAVIVKHNNPCGVARAASLEEAFAKAYMADRIAAFGGCIALNRPVDKPTAEAISAQYAEVVVAPDFEEGVLPVLFSRKNLRVIRIRAMDKLESFVGKRFVDFKSLIDGGIIAQWSFVPTVRTKADLLPAQCEYKGKLYTIDRQPTDREYTDMLFGWLVESGVTSNSVIYVRDEVTVGIGTGEQDRVGVAEIARDKAYRKLADRYCFENHGISYADLSDPQKKAAIDERVAKEKGGLIGAAMISDAFFPFRDGVDVGLKEGVSAVIHPGGSQNDYQSIEACNQAGAAMVFTGQRSFKH; this is encoded by the coding sequence ATGGCCGACGATATCAAGAAAAGTTACACCACCATCATGGACGATCACTTTCCGCCGCGCATGGAGATCGCCTTTGCGGATGACGACCGGCGGCAGACCCTGTTTTTTGAAAAAGCCACATGGACCATCGACGGGGTTGAAAAGGGACTGCGCTACGGTGAAAACCCGGGCCAGGAGGCGGCCCTTTACCGGCTGGTCAACGGCAGCCTGGTGCTGGGGGATACTGAAACCATTGCGCCAGGCCGGTATCTCGCCTCTGACGTGGAGTTGCTTCAATCCGGCAAACACCCGGGCAAGACCAACCTCACCGACACCGACAATGCCTTGAACATTCTGCGTTACTTCAGCGACAGGCCCACGGCTGTGATCGTCAAACACAACAATCCCTGCGGCGTGGCAAGGGCCGCCTCCCTGGAAGAGGCGTTTGCCAAAGCCTACATGGCCGATCGCATCGCGGCCTTTGGCGGGTGTATCGCGCTCAACCGGCCCGTTGATAAACCCACGGCCGAGGCCATATCGGCCCAGTACGCCGAGGTGGTGGTGGCCCCGGATTTCGAGGAGGGGGTGCTGCCGGTTCTCTTTTCCCGTAAAAACCTGCGGGTGATCCGCATTCGCGCCATGGACAAGCTGGAAAGCTTTGTGGGAAAGCGGTTTGTGGATTTTAAAAGCCTGATCGACGGCGGCATTATTGCCCAGTGGTCCTTTGTGCCGACAGTTCGCACCAAAGCCGACCTGCTGCCGGCCCAATGTGAATACAAGGGGAAACTCTACACCATCGACCGCCAGCCCACAGACCGGGAGTATACCGACATGCTGTTTGGCTGGCTGGTGGAGTCGGGTGTGACCTCCAACTCGGTGATTTACGTCAGGGACGAGGTCACCGTGGGCATCGGCACCGGCGAGCAGGATCGGGTGGGCGTGGCTGAAATCGCCAGGGACAAGGCATACCGGAAGCTGGCCGACCGTTATTGCTTTGAGAACCACGGCATTTCCTACGCCGATCTTTCCGATCCGCAGAAAAAGGCGGCCATAGACGAACGGGTGGCCAAAGAAAAAGGGGGCCTGATCGGGGCGGCCATGATCAGCGACGCCTTTTTCCCGTTCCGAGACGGCGTGGACGTGGGATTAAAAGAGGGGGTGTCTGCCGTGATTCATCCGGGCGGCTCACAGAACGATTACCAGTCCATTGAGGCCTGCAACCAGGCCGGCGCCGCCATGGTGTTTACCGGCCAGCGCAGTTTTAAACATTAA
- the hypA gene encoding hydrogenase maturation nickel metallochaperone HypA, with translation MHEMGIAMQIVEIAGGAIPSGIENPSVAKVNIRVGKLTAVVPTSLTFCFNIATQDTPLAGAELVIEEVPVVARCKQCGHEWIITGPDFSCETCRAGEVDILSGRELDIVSIELKE, from the coding sequence ATGCACGAAATGGGTATTGCCATGCAGATTGTGGAGATTGCCGGCGGAGCCATTCCTTCGGGGATCGAAAATCCTTCGGTGGCAAAGGTGAACATTCGGGTGGGCAAGCTGACCGCGGTGGTGCCGACAAGCCTGACCTTCTGTTTCAACATCGCCACGCAGGATACGCCCCTGGCCGGCGCCGAGCTTGTCATTGAGGAGGTGCCGGTGGTGGCCCGGTGCAAGCAGTGCGGCCATGAATGGATCATCACAGGTCCTGATTTTTCGTGCGAAACATGCAGGGCAGGGGAGGTGGATATTTTGTCCGGCCGGGAGCTGGATATCGTTTCCATCGAATTAAAAGAATAA
- a CDS encoding lipase chaperone family protein: MKNSMSNILAALFTVVAILAAGFAVLVAVQAAWINGTIETQTVMPGEYIFDSTYPVSLEEISGARDLADQFMTEEGQLRPGSEVNPETYMTDTFTISVATLAYFNYLGALFADSPDLPSHLEKVKALLFEQLPEERAGMLYSLYESYLTCELELSEMLADRPEPKTAAEVVRLLAEAQQFRREYLGADVADALFGADIKTREYALRRSAVAGDTHLYGQEKEARIDRLTEEMWGDQAQAINDYSQPFHRYREKLQVYARDMAEMETDTQREEMVKAFRNRYFSPEVVAQLEAIDVQMAQQQQADERFEQEKQQILENDRLSQEEKDAALRALAMEVYGEQLLPPDEHP, from the coding sequence ATGAAAAATTCAATGAGCAACATTCTGGCCGCCCTGTTTACGGTGGTGGCGATACTGGCCGCCGGTTTTGCCGTTCTGGTGGCGGTGCAGGCCGCCTGGATCAACGGCACGATTGAAACGCAGACGGTCATGCCCGGCGAGTATATTTTTGACAGCACCTATCCGGTCAGCCTGGAGGAGATTTCCGGCGCCAGGGATTTGGCCGATCAATTCATGACGGAAGAGGGTCAGCTCCGGCCGGGTAGTGAAGTAAACCCTGAAACCTATATGACCGATACATTTACCATCAGCGTGGCTACCCTGGCCTATTTTAACTACCTGGGGGCCCTTTTTGCCGACAGCCCGGACCTGCCGTCCCACCTGGAAAAGGTCAAGGCCCTGCTGTTTGAGCAACTGCCCGAAGAGAGGGCCGGCATGCTTTACAGCCTGTATGAAAGTTACCTGACCTGCGAACTGGAGCTTTCTGAAATGCTCGCCGACCGTCCGGAACCGAAAACCGCCGCCGAAGTGGTGCGGCTGCTGGCCGAGGCCCAGCAGTTCCGCAGGGAATACCTGGGTGCGGACGTGGCCGATGCCCTGTTTGGTGCCGATATCAAGACCCGTGAGTACGCGCTTCGCAGAAGCGCGGTCGCCGGGGATACCCACCTGTATGGCCAGGAAAAGGAGGCCCGCATCGACCGGCTCACCGAAGAGATGTGGGGAGACCAGGCCCAGGCGATAAATGATTACTCTCAGCCCTTTCACCGCTACCGGGAAAAGCTTCAGGTTTACGCCAGGGACATGGCGGAAATGGAGACCGATACCCAGCGGGAAGAGATGGTAAAAGCGTTTCGCAACCGCTATTTTTCCCCCGAGGTCGTTGCCCAGCTTGAGGCTATTGATGTTCAGATGGCTCAGCAGCAGCAGGCGGACGAGCGGTTTGAGCAGGAGAAACAGCAGATCCTGGAAAATGACAGACTGAGCCAGGAGGAGAAAGACGCGGCCCTGCGTGCCCTGGCCATGGAGGTGTATGGCGAGCAGCTGCTTCCGCCGGATGAGCATCCATGA